In the genome of Raphanus sativus cultivar WK10039 chromosome 9, ASM80110v3, whole genome shotgun sequence, the window tggcgttttatttttatGGCGAGCGACCTTCCGCCGGAATGATTTCCGCAGCAACCAGAGTGAACTTCTTCCATTACCTTTCTAGCCTTATGCCCTTCTAAACATGTCATGAGTGGTCCAGAGAATTTCCATTTGTAGATTTCTCCGTCGACCGTTACATAACGGGTGGCTTGGGTTCTGATTTTTCGAGCTGCCCACTTCTCGGGGGGTAATTTTCCGTCGATGATATACGCTCGTATCGCCTCTAGCCACGGCGAATCGCAGCCATATTCATTTTGTTCTGGCGTTTCTTCTGATTCGACTGCGATTTCTTCTTCGTTATCATCTTGAATGAGATTGATGATGACGGGAGGTCCAATGCTCGGATGTTCAATGAACTCTACCGGGATTACTCTTTTAAGTCCCGGATCCGAACTCGAGGCCAGGGCTGCGAGTGCGTCTGCTTGCGTATTCTCGGAACGAGGAATTCGAGTGAGGGCGCAAGAATCAAAGTCTTGGGACAAGTTTTGGACTAGTTTGAGGTACACttccattctttcgtccctggCTTCGTACTCCCCGCTATACTGGCTTGCAACCAGTTTAGGGTCGCAGTAAGCGTGGATATTTCGTATCTTCAAACCGTGGGCTAACCGAAACCCTGCAATAAGGGTCTCGTACTCTGCCTCGTTATTCGACGCGTGGAACTCTAATCTAAACGATTGTTCGAGGATCTCTCCGGTCGGCAACGTCAGGCGAATGCCGATCCCGGATCCTTGTTTTGAAGACGATCCGTCAACGTGGAGGAGCCAAGTTGAGTTAGGCTCTTTGTTAGTTATGGCTTTGGTTGGCAGCTCCATCAAGAAATCCGCGAGGACTTGAGACTTTGCACTCGTTTTGGGGCGATAGTCTATATCGTACTCGCTGAGTTCGACGGCCCACTTGGCTAACCTTCCCGACTCGCTCAGACTATGCAAGATAGTTCGGATGGGGAACATTGTAAGGATAACGATGGTATGGGATTGAAAATAAGGTCGAAGCTTCCGCGCTGATGTTACGACTGCGTATGCTAATTTTTCCATTAGGGGATAACGGGTTTCAGCGTCCAGAAGTGTTTTGCTTACGTAGAAGATGGGTTTCTGATCCCCACGTTCTTCCCGTATAAGGACGCCGCTTACGGCAGTTGCCGATACTGCTATGTATAGGAATAGTGGTTCCCTTTCTACAGGTTTTGCGAGAACTAGAGGGGTCGCTAGGTAGTCTTTAGCTGTTTGAAAGCGTCTTCGCATTCATCCGACCACTCGAATCTTTTGTTTCCCCGCAGGACATCGTAGAAGATTAAGCATTTGTCCGTTGATCGGGATATAAACCGATTGAGTGCTGCGACCCTCCCGGTCAGCCTTTGTACTTCTCGCTTGTTTTCGGGAGAGGCCATCCCGATGAGTGCGTCGATCTGTTTTGGGTTGGCTTCTATCCCGCGATAAGTTACCAAGTATCCGAGGAATTCTCCCGATGCTACGGCGAATCTGCATTTGGCCGGGTAAAGTTTCATGTTATGTGAATTCAGCCGGAAGAAGCACTCCTCAAGATGGCCGACATGGTCGTTAGCGTGGAGggatttgacgagcatgtcgtCAATGTAAACCTCCATTGTTTTTCCGAGTTGATCGGCGAACATTCGATTGACGAGTCGTTGATATGTtgcgccggcgttcttaaggCCAAAAGGCATTACTTTATAGCAATAAGTCCAGTGATCCGTAATGAACGCTGTTTTCTCGCGGTCATCGGGATTCATCATAATCTGATTGTACTCcgagaacgcgtccatgaagGACAAGAGTTCATTTCCTGCTGTTGCTTCGACCAGTCAGTCGATGTGCGGCAAAGGGAAACTATCTTTCGGGCATGCTTTATTGAGATCGGTAAAatcgacgcacactcgccattttCCGTTCTTCTTTTTGACCACGACGGGCTTTGCAAGCCAATCGGGGTAATGGACTTCCGTTATGGATCCCACTTTAAGAAGTTTTTTGACTTCTTCGCTGACTGCGGTCGCTCGCTCGGGGCCCAACTTTCGCCTTTTCTGCTTGATTGGTTTGAACGTTGGATCGGTGTTTAGTTCATGGCAGGTGATGTTAATATCAATTCCTGGCATGTCCTCCGCAGTCCATGCGAACGTGTTAAGATTTTTCTTAAGACAGGTTACAAGTTTTGTCTTCAAGGGCTCGCGGAGCTTGGCTCCGATTTCGACACAACGTTCTGGAAATGCTTCATCGAGACAAACCATAATTACGGGTTCACAGGTTGGTTCACGTTTTTCTTCTAGGGCTTCAGCCCTTCGAGATTGCCAGAAGAGTTCAGCCAAATCCTGTGTGTCTTCGTATGAAATTGTTTTCTTAGTTTTCTTGGGAGCGGTGTCGAGGTCAGACCTCTTGCGCTTGAGTTCCGCAGCGAGACATTTCTGCGATACTCTGGGATTTCCCCAGATTGTTTCGATCCCGTTGGGGGTCGGAAACTTAAGGCACAAATGATATGTCGGTGGAACTGCtttcatagaatttatccaGGGAGTGCCCATGATCGCGTTGTAGGATGCCGGGAGGTTTACTACTAGGAATTCTGTCAGTTTTTCTACCGTTCCGGCTCTGACCGCGAAACTGATCGACCCTGAAGCGATGGTGGGTTCTCCTGAAAGCCCCACCAGCGGGCTGGAGTCTTCCGTAATTTTTGACAGATCGACCTGCATCTTTGCGAGCGTTTCTTTGAAGATGATGTTAACCGAGCTTCCGGTGTCAATAAGTACTCTTACGACGTCGATGTCGTGAATCGTTAGCTCAATTACCAAGAGGTCGTCACGAGGACTAGCCTGTTCGGCCGCTGCTCCCTCCCTGAATGTGATCTCGTCTGGAAAGGATGAGATTTCCATCTCGCGTCTGATTGTTGAGCGGTTTTTGCGGGTACACTATAAGAAATATCGGTATTGGTAGCATACGAAAAACGCTACTATAGAGATTTAGTATCGTTTTTATAAACGCTCTGACAGCCACAGCTATGGTAGACGCCTATATATCATAGCGTTTTTCACGAactatgataaatataaattgtagCGTTAATCATAAGCTATAcaataatcttttataacattttatctGTGCTGTAATTTAGTTTTTCATTGCCCTTTTTAGTGttgcaaaatattttatgatgacATGAATATAAtgctataatttaaaataaaatatttaaaattaactaatcaaaattaattaaattagttaattagaatcgatatttaaaaataaatcgaaaattaatttttaattaaaaatgaaattttatttattaatgaaaaataaatatgaaactaGATCaggataaaaaaataaaaataaaccagaatacattaaaccaaaaactaaaccaaaacagATTAAACCAAAACCTAATTAAACCAAACCAGATTAAACCAAAACCTAAATCTACGCCGTCGTCATCTTCCTACTCCATCCTCCTCCTTGTGTCTCTGTGTAACTTCGCCATTGTCTCTGAACTAACTCCCTCAAGCTTCTCATGTCTCTCTTCCCTCGCCTCTGAATCAACTCCATCTCCTCTCTTCTATCTTGCTCGACTCCAACTCCATCTAATTGTaggttaaaaaaaacaaatttgctCAGCCCAATATCAAACTCAGATGAAAAATTGCAGTAAGCAGAGATATACAAAGCTTGCGTAACTCTCCAAGTCTCTGACTTTTTACCGGCGTTACCGTCGTCCTCTTCATCTGTCTTCTTCCAGTATCGAGCTCTCCATGAAGCTACCaccaaagaaaaataagaaacataagaCATTCATATGACAACTCAAAATAATCCATCAGAAATAAAGtctgaaattttaaacaactaAACCGCTCCAAACGTTTACAAGGTATCCAGGACACGAAATCTAGGCTTCAAACTCAACCGCTTCAGACTTGACACGAATCTGGTTCTCTGAGTGAGTAAAGCGAGACAATAGATCTGTGAGTAACACTTCGAATCAGTAGAAGAGCTCGAGATTGAGAGGAAAGGAACCGATGAGCTCGAGATCTGTAGAGATGCAGAAAAGATGGGATGGGAACCGATGAGATGcctcgaaagaaaaaaaaaagagacgaAAAGAAAGGCAGAGAATTAAATTACATTTGGTCCGTTAGATTAAAACATATCCAACGGTAAAGAGTGTGATCTGCGTAGAGTTACGTTATTGGTCGAtagcaatgttttttttttcttggaaaagCAATTCTTCTCTTGAAAGAACTGACCAATAGGAAAGAAGCACGAGAATAACTAAAAAACTTCATTAATAGCCATTTGATTAAAGTCAATCTATGGCCAAGATTGCTCAATTTATTAAAACTGTTATTtggtttaataattattttattaattgtagTTATATGTTTGActagtttttatataaaaactagattctgacccgcccttcagaagggcgggtatatttttgttgaaaaattatttaacataatgaaaattatgatttttgataaactatatattttgagatttttatgaaaattatattaattttatatgacttatttttgttattttaaatatgattaaatttttgaaaactcgAAATAATTCTGACCCGTATTATGATCTTGTTTATTTAAAACGCTGTTAAACTTATTTCAcagtaattttattattattattttaagttaaatagattgttttcatttttaacatgtttaatattgatttttgtttgtaatcATATTACAACGTTTAACAATAAGAAGTCACCACATatttctcttttatattttttaggtatttaatttttatatttgtgtttttagttatttatgtatttcattgtataatatatatatattaaatgattaattagaaaagttaataattttattgaaatagtTGGTCCACACATaaatcaataggtcatgtttcTATTCTAATATAAAAGATTTGTCTATTTTAGATTTGACATGCAGGTACAATGttggtttgtaattttttgtttgtaaatatgtaacattttccgtaatttttatatgttaaattttttaatttatatgtttgtgtataacattttttaaattattattattattaaaatagttctaatatattaaaatattcttaaaatgaTTAAGTATCTAAATTAGTCCATTTAATCTTTTAtagtatatatcaaatataatttacaataaaataaatcaaactatttaatattaaaaataaataaaaatatacccgcTCTTTAAAgggtgtatatattttttgttttatttgatttttttatatttatgtttaatattaattaaatttaatataataattgcAAACTATATCAAATATGTtaagttgcataactatatattatatcataaacatttcaaaattagttataaattgtATTCCtaatggttgacaaaaaaaattgtattcatAATGCTTGCAATATATTACTATTGTAACAACCCTAGAATTTGTTTTggtaaacatattaaattttattaccattttagttttttgacagaatttttttctaatttgttcAGATGGTATGTTGATCAAAAAATTTAAggctttattttaaaaaatagaaacatattaataaattaaatttacatCATAAGGCTATTAAAAATGATAACCTATTGAAATTTTCATTCagaatctatttatataatttaattttctgacTTTATATTTTCTGAGcgtaaatacatataataaaacacGTTAAAATGATTGCgaactttttcttttgtaaactaAATGATTGCAAACTTTTTAGAACTCATTTATGAAATCCTCACAGAAGCCATAATATTCTACTCATAGAGGGGTTGTATTGATATAATTGAAGATATGGTTCCAGttgttttgaaaaaatgttATGGTTCGTATATGTTACTTCACACTTTTAAATAGTATTGATGCAACTGTTTATTttactttgtatatatgaaagtagttttctgaaaaaaaatttggaagtGATGGGTCCCGATATTATAGGAAGGAGATGAGAAGTTATAGAATACCATAGTCGTTCTTGGTAATATATCAAATGGCAACGGTTAATTTATTAAAGTAGTTCcagatttaaaaaaatgttaagttGGACATAACCCCATATCAATtagacatgttgaagaattaatagtattgatgaatGATTTCTCAAttaatttattcatttaaatttataaaaataatgatatataattaacaaaatgattaagtttcacattttttgcaattttaagttaaataaaaCTGATAATGTAAGTTTAATTTGTGGTATAGTacttaaggtttagagtttggagtttagggtttagaaaataaggtttgaagtttatactctaaTAAAATACAAGTAAATCATAAAACATCATATGTTTTTCCATTAAAGATCCAAAACATATAAGGTCATACTCTAATATGAAGTATGTGGTTTGGGGTATTAAACTTAGtgtgtaaaattaaaatttagtttttgaaGTTTggaatttaaatttgatataatattaacaaaataattaggTTTCACGTTTATAAGTATttttaagttaaataaaattaaggGAGAATTGCTAAAAACAACCTAGATATTGAAGTCAAATGCATTAGTGTACCCAAATTTCAGTCAAATGCAGAACCAACCTAAATGGAAGatgaaaatactttttattccttatgaacaaacaaaaaaacggaggGGTATTTACGTTTCTATCCTTTTGGAAGTCTACATATAGAAGAAGGAAGTCTACATATATTTAGACCTCCATCGAAGTCTAATTTGTAGACTTGATGTGTAGTATACACAAAaattttatctaatattttgtttaaaaattgtttaaaaataattattgtgatAGATTTTACCTAATCATCAATATAATGGATAGTATGaagtaaatttattaaaattttatataactgaacaattttaaagaatatatactaaATTGGTATCCATGTTATAAACAATGTTCATAGTTTAGAAACAAAAGGTTATAGCATGATAGGTCTTTTAGTGGTAGATTTTTAGAATTAGactttaaattttgtttttttttttggttttattgacTTAAATCTGTTTATTAATGTTtagtagtttatattttgtgtaattttgatatttgatacaaTAAATGAGACTTTTTGAGTATCAAGCAAACTATTTAGGATTtgagatttgtggtttagaGTTTCGTAGACCTACAATAAAGTCTATAAATATGTAGACGTCTTTGTCAGTCTATTTTATTCGTGTATATCtttaattttacattaaatattccaatttaaaatcatatattatgaatatttttttttgtaacacatattttaaaattattaaaaaaattgataaatcattttttaaattttgttaaaaaacgGAAAAAATCGTTGTAGACATACGAAGAAGTCTACACACAAAATTTAACTTAACCggatttaaccaaaataattaaccTAAACGAAGTAAACCAAACCTTTTCTAATCTAACGAGAAAAGTTaaatcaaaaacgttttaacCTAACCGGAAAAGTTATTTCTTCACACCGTTTTCTTCACACCGTTTCCGGTGATTTCTTCAAGCAGGTGGTTTCTACACTGGTCTTCGTTGTTGTCTGTTGCGTCATTTGTGTTAagtaatattttgattttttctttgtttcagatcTGAGCCGATAACATCCTTTCCCATCCGTCAACCATCTCCATCTTTTCTCCCTTCATCTCGTCACTTCCGTTCCTCGCCTCCTCCTGTCGTAATCTCCCTTTttatccctctctctctctctgtgtgtATTTGCTTCTACTGTATCAGTCACCTCTTGTCCGATTACTTTGCAGCAGAGTCTCAGGATTGAGGAAAGTAGTGAGGCATAGATGAGCAGCGGCGATGAGGAGACATGGCTTAACTTCAACTTCCATGGAGTTCGGCGGTGTTCAAGCTCGAGGGAGAAGATGGAGTCGCGGGAGAGAAGATAGATTTGGTTCAGAGACGAGGGAGGAGATGGAGTTGGATTCAAAGATAAGTCTCTTACCTCTTTCTCACATTTAGTTTTATTTCTGATTTAATGTATTGATTATGGAGGAAACCACAGTATTTGGTCTCTGGGCTGGAAAAGGGACAATTTGTTGCAGAAATTGAAACTTAACACTCTCATATCAtgactatatattataaatatatatgtatatatatctaaaCGTTTAATACACTTTTTCTCGGATTTAGGAAGCCATAGTTTTACCTCCCTTTGTTGCGCTGGCGATTCGTCCCTGACCTGGTGTTAGAGAATACGTCCGTGTGAATGTCTACGAGCTGAGCGTAGATCATTTAACTGTTTCTGAGTATCTTCGGTTCAAGGAAGAGCTCGTTAACGGCCAGTAAGTAAAAAGTCCtctgtgtgtatatatatgtatatacttcTCTGCTTTTCAGATGCTTACAGTCTCAAACCTTTTTGTTTCATCAGTGCCAATGGGAACTATCTTCTTGAGCTTGATTTTGAACCGTTCAACGCAACGTTTCCTCGTCCAACTCGGTCATCATCCATTGGGAATGGGGTTCAGTTCCTCAATCGTCACCTCTCGTCAATCATGTTCCGTAACAAAGATAGCTTGGAGCCTTTGCTTGAGTTTCTCCGCACTCACAAACATACAGCTTTGTGTTTTGCTTCTTGAAGCTGTAACTGGACGAGATCCGGTTGATTATGGACGTCCTGCTAATGAGGTGAGGCTTAGATAATTAGTTTGCTTGTCTtatggtaaaaaaaataaaaaattgattttgagtTTTGGGTAATTGGCAGGTGAATCTTGTTGAATGTCTAAAGATGATGGTTGGAACAAGAAGAGCTGAAGAAGTTGTTGATCCAAGACTTGAACCTAGACCGAGTAAAAGGGCTTTGAATCGTGCACTTTTGGTTTCACTTAGATGTGTTGATCCTGAAGCAGAGAAACGTCCTAGAATGAGTCAGGTTGTTCGGATGCTTGAATCTGAGGAACCCCCTTTTGGACAGGTATGATGATCCAAAGATGCAactaatatagtttatattttttctcGCATTTATAATAATCAAACATGCATTGGCAGGAGAGGAGGAACAGGAAGAGTAGAACAGCAAGCATAGAGATCGTTGAGACTAAAGATGAATCTCTTTCCCCTGCTGGCACAAAGACTCGCATTACAGAAGTCTTGTTTGTacggatctttttttttgtctctgatAATAATGATGTGACCATTGACCAGTGAGAGTGTAGTGCAGAAAAAAGGACCGATGAGCACTGACAGAGTAGTGCAACACACGGTGGTCCTGGTCCACCACCCGATGACTAATCCATCTCACACAGTTTTACTTCTATGTGTATATATAGCAATAAGTGGTTTCTTGATATTGTCTTTAGAACATATATAATCATTGTAATATCTCTTTATATAAATGTTGTTTATCAATGTGATGATCTTGAATGGTTTAATGATAAAGTTGTTAAGCCGTGTGCTTATTTTAGTGGTACCTGGTTTTAGTTAAGGGGAGATTTCTATTCGTGATAATGTTCAGTCTCCAAATGTTAAGCAAAATCTTTCAAAAACATAACAAGAGTCTTCTAAATATAGGACAAAAACTGTTGGTGATgcaaaaatgaaattatttttaatatatattaatactaaCCCTTTGGTGtctcctccataagcacctctAAACCATTCTTGGTATTTATTTACCActcattctttatataaaataaatatctgaaccattttatgttaaattttttttatagatgtaGACTTGCAAAGACGTCTACACTTATTAGCAAACTATGTACTCAAACCAAAagtattataatttcataactacaacagtttttcttttcaaaatcacTCAAACCGATTAGGATTAACTAACACacactttcaaacaaaaaaatctagaaaaaactttatgaataatacaggaattcagtttttaatttattttcctacGTAGACTTTTCAATCATTCTACGAAAGTGTAGACGTTCCTGTCAGTTTACATTTGTGGACGGTCAAATAAGTCTATTATTtgggttagtttttgcaattgaaaattttacggcttactttttttatttgacctgAAACTCATCCAAGTTTTGACTTTATACATTTAGACTTCCGTTTTAGTCTACCACATTAAAAaggttagtttttattattgacCAGAATTCACCCAAGTTTTGACATTCGAAGgtagatttcatatgtagtCTACATGTTTCGTAGACTTCGCATAAGGTCTAACTTCAAAACCCATAGGTTGGTTTTACAATTGACCATTGTTTGACTTTCGAATgtagatttcatatgtagtCTACAGATTCGTAGACTTCGCATAAGGTCTAACTTCAAAACCCATGGgttggttttgcatttgaccaaaataaatatgtagacttcacgaacagtctatatttttttgtgaaaaatgcgAAGACTGCATTGGAAGTCtacaatttaaataatatttattttatttaaaaacattttagtcaaatgcaaaactaacctattCAACGAAGTCAatgttttggtcaaatgcaaaactgacCTTAAGTAGACTTCATTGGCAGACTACATTTCGTAGACTTCCGTTGAAGTCTACTTAGAAAGTCAAAAGTTCGGTCAAATGTAAAACCAACCTCTTTTACGTAGCCGTCTTGGTAGGTCTAcgtaaaatttttgtttttgtagtcaAAGGTAAGGATGTAGACTGCTGGGGAAGTCTGCgttccaaaaaaaagttaaaaagttcAATTGCAAAACTGACTTGTTCGTTGACAAATAGACTGAATCGTACGTCTACACATTGGTGTAGACATATAAAGCAGTCTACCATCGCGACACAGACTGAAAAAGTGGTGAAAACCATGTAAACAGTTACCTTTTTCCGGTGTGAACCTTGATTCCGACCCTTTCAACCGTCCAAACTCATAAACTGAGCAAAAAGAAGCATCTTTGACGATTTACTAATGAAGAAACTCGAAAATGTGAAATTTGTgagatgaaaatgaaagttgtgAGAGTTTTTTAGATAGAAATGTAGAGGAAATGAAAGATTTGTTGAGTTAGAGAAGAGAAAAAGTGGTTAAAATTGAGTTATTGAGCTTTTATGAGCTCAAACATGGTGGTTCAATAGTGGTTGCAAAATTGAAGATGATGGcattgttgtaaataagaagaaatgcTTAGGGTGTAATTGGTTTTTACTAATTttcgattttattaaaaaaaaaataatggcagttttgtaaatatttcgaAAACATAAGGATGGTTTGGAAAATTCATTGATGAAtagtaatgagaaaaaaaagggttggttttgcaattgacttgaATTTTTAGGTTAGTATTGATAAAAGCCCTAAAATTAATGATATAAGATTAACAAAATGATtattgagtttagggtttggaatataatgttttgtgtttatatttaagatttaatattagactttgatattaaatttaattttcgaagttaaatagtaaaagattagagttttaaaaatatctagTTAGAGGGTTTTGGGGTATGATATATATAGGTTTATAGTTAAGGATTTGAggttttgatttaatatttcaaaatattttttagaaaaacatattaagaattttaatttaagattaagattttagactaaataaaaaacatttaagtttaggggttatatttaaagtttagggtttagggttaaattttagggtttgaagtatcctttaattatcatttttcttACAACCtttagttatcatttttatCCTTTAATCTACAatctaacatataaattaaaatacaactattttgtaataatgatgattttttacatctaatacaattatttttgaaacGAAGTTGATTTATGATATAAATGTGCACATTGTCACGACAGTAAAAGATACTTAACAGCTAACACATGAGGGCATCAAAATGAACATAACATTCTAGAGTTCATATTCAACAAAACTCAAGTTTTCAGAACTTAATCTCAAGTAAGAAGCTGATCCAAGTATCAAAACCGATAAGCCAATTTCTAAGCAAAGAACCCATTTTGATGGTATTTGTATCGAAGGTATGCTCTTGAAGCATGACTCTGATTCGAACGCTCACCACGAGCACCGTGGAACTCGAAGCTTGAAGAGCCAGCGTTACTGTCATAATCAAGATTTTCATCTTCCCGTGGTCTTAAAGACATACTCAAGTCACCCTTTTTAAGTTTCTTGTGGTCTTGGTTGGTCGGTTACTCTCATATTACCTTCAAACTGATGACTCGAGGCTTGATTATTGGTCTCGGCTAGGTCCAAAACTGGCACATTTGGCAGTTTAGATACAGCTTTATTCGTAGTCGAAGCCGCCactagaagtcagaacacaacaAGAACATAGCAAAGACAAAAACTTTAGTCAATTGTTCTTCATGACCAAAACAGACAAGAAACTGAgtaaatacataaattatagCCAAGTAAAGACTTAAAATTATGACATAGAGCATATAGAACAAACTTTAGCCAAGAACAAGGAAAAAAGGACAAACTTTAGACAAGAACAGAGCAAAGGCAGAGACTTTCAAGACTTGGAAAAGTATTATCGAATTGAGATATAGAAGATGAGAGAACAACCCATACAGAAACAAACCACTATCACGGTCTTCCGTGTCAGACTTAGAAGCAAGCAAGATAATCCTTGTCATCTGAAACTAGAAAACGAACAGGAGATGTTTAATGCAGAATTTAGAATGAACAATAacacaaataaagaaaattaagaaTCGAAACTCTCAGGAAAGTCTCAGGTCAGAGAAAGACCAAATAAGATCTCACCACAGCTATCAAACCTCAGTTTCAGTACAGCAACAGCACAATGCGATTCAGACACAAGACAAGCTCAGTTCTTAACAAGTAGTTCAAGATATTTTCTTCATACTTACATACTAAGATAGTAACAAAAGCTCACACAAGGTTAGGGACCAACAAAAACTACCAAAAGTTCTCAGCTTTAGACAAACGAACAACATAAAAGCATACTACTAGAGTAAGGATGAAGATGAACACCGAACATACAAGCATTTGCCAAGTTCATTTAAATCTCCTTCTGACCATCGAAACGATGAAGAGTCTACAAACGATGAAGATGATCATCGAACATACGAGTCTACTAGAGTCTAAATATGTTTCCAGCTTTACTAAACAAATTCATGTATTGCATCTTCTTCAATCTGTAAGAAAACTTTTCAAGAGAGACAAGATCTCAAAAAGACAAACCCAAGACGGAGATGGCAGTTATGAAGCAAGAACACGCCagagaagcttgatttgaaacaggTGCTATCGGTTGAGAGCTCCGACGTGACGAAGACGGCGAGACTGTTCCGCTGCGAAGCAGAACACGGCGGATTGATTAGCAGAGACACGGCGGTGAAGCTCCAGACTGGACAAGAGGCGCCACACTTACGTGTTCGATTGCGGGTGAGTGGAGACCACAGAGTGGTGGTCGGAGCTCGAGATTGTGAAAAGGGACAAGAGGCGCCACCGTGACCGTGTTCGATTGGTTGTGAGTGGAGACCAGAAAGTGGTGGTCGGAGCTCGAGATTGAGATAAGGGGAAACACATAGATGAGATTCGAGGAGGACAGAGTGGACGGTATGAGAATGGCCATCTACGAAGAAGAATATGTGAATCGAAGAACCGTAGAGAAAAAAAG includes:
- the LOC108824836 gene encoding uncharacterized protein LOC108824836 yields the protein MFPIRTILHSLSESGRLAKWAVELSEYDIDYRPKTSAKSQVLADFLMELPTKAITNKEPNSTWLLHVDGSSSKQGSGIGIRLTLPTGEILEQSFRLEFHASNNEAEYETLIAGFRLAHGLKIRNIHAYCDPKLVASQYSGEYEARDERMEVYLKLVQNLSQDFDSCALTRIPRSENTQADALAALASSSDPGLKRVIPVEFIEHPSIGPPVIINLIQDDNEEEIAVESEETPEQNEYGCDSPWLEAIRAYIIDGKLPPEKWAARKIRTQATRYVTVDGEIYKWKFSGPLMTCLEGHKARKVMEEVHSGCCGNHSGGRSLAIKIKRHGYYWPTMIGDCEKFTRKCEKCQRHAPTIRQHAEELSSITSPYPFMCWAMDIVGPLYKSKQKCFLLVLRDFFSKWVEAESYTSIKDAQVENFVWKNIICRYPQCNGQAETINKTVLDGLKKRLDEKKGRWAEELEGVLWSHCTTPRRGTGETPFALVYGTECMIPAEVEFPGIRRRLLPEREEINNAMLLDNLDLVNEQQDRALTRIQNYQHAAAKYYNSNVRNRRFHVGDLVLRKVFQNTTERNAGKLGANWEGPYKIIKVVRPGSYEIENMRGVKIPRTWNIMHLKNTITETSQSKNYEMA
- the LOC108808306 gene encoding uncharacterized protein LOC108808306, which encodes MEISSFPDEITFREGAAAEQASPRDDLLVIELTIHDIDVVRVLIDTGSSVNIIFKETLAKMQVDLSKITEDSSPLVGLSGEPTIASGSISFAVRAGTVEKLTEFLVVNLPASYNAIMGTPWINSMKAVPPTYHLCLKFPTPNGIETIWGNPRVSQKCLAAELKRKRSDLDTAPKKTKKTISYEDTQDLAELFWQSRRAEALEEKREPTCEPVIMVCLDEAFPERCVEIGAKLREPLKTKLVTCLKKNLNTFAWTAEDMPGIDINITCHELNTDPTFKPIKQKRRKLGPERATAVSEEVKKLLKVGSITEVHYPDWLAKPVVVKKKNGKWRVCVDFTDLNKACPKDSFPLPHID
- the LOC108828720 gene encoding probable receptor-like protein kinase At2g42960, translated to MPMGTIFLSLILNRSTQRFLVQLGHHPLGMGFSSSIVTSRQSCSVTKIAWSLCLSFSALTNIQLCVLLLEAVTGRDPVDYGRPANEVNLVECLKMMVGTRRAEEVVDPRLEPRPSKRALNRALLVSLRCVDPEAEKRPRMSQVVRMLESEEPPFGQERRNRKSRTASIEIVETKDESLSPAGTKTRITEVLFVRIFFFVSDNNDVTIDQ